Proteins encoded by one window of Terriglobales bacterium:
- the mreD gene encoding rod shape-determining protein MreD, whose protein sequence is MANITYTSREQIEVHKFSWIATFGVPLAALLVQSLLGTRLRFIGVFDLPLLVTIFFAVARRNQLAGMATGMLIGLVQDSLTHHPIGMFGIAKTVVGFAASSIGVRLDVENPGSRVIMGFGFYLLHQAIYYLVARNLVSEELAWQWGHLLGAALANGLLAVVLFAVLDKLKQRA, encoded by the coding sequence GTGGCCAACATCACCTACACATCCCGGGAGCAGATCGAGGTCCACAAGTTCTCGTGGATCGCGACGTTCGGCGTGCCGCTGGCGGCGCTGCTGGTGCAGTCGCTGCTGGGGACGCGGCTGCGGTTCATCGGGGTGTTCGACCTGCCGCTGCTGGTGACCATCTTCTTCGCCGTGGCGCGGCGCAACCAGCTCGCGGGCATGGCGACGGGGATGCTGATCGGGCTGGTGCAGGATTCGCTGACGCACCATCCCATCGGGATGTTCGGGATCGCGAAGACGGTGGTGGGGTTCGCGGCGTCGTCGATCGGCGTGCGGCTCGACGTGGAGAACCCCGGCTCGCGCGTGATCATGGGATTCGGGTTCTACCTGCTGCACCAGGCGATCTACTACCTCGTCGCGCGCAACCTGGTGTCGGAGGAGCTGGCGTGGCAGTGGGGCCACCTGCTGGGCGCGGCGCTGGCGAATGGGCTGCTGGCGGTCGTGCTGTTCGCGGTGCTGGACAAGCTCAAGCAGAGGGCTTAG